In Yarrowia lipolytica chromosome 1F, complete sequence, a genomic segment contains:
- a CDS encoding uncharacterized protein (Compare to YALI0F30899g, similar to Saccharomyces cerevisiae GRX1 (YCL035C) and GRX2 (YDR513W); ancestral locus Anc_1.38, weakly similar to uniprot|P17695 Saccharomyces cerevisiae YDR513w TTR1 glutaredoxin P2.431.f2.1) → MTHHKNNNKDNHDDELYIEVYQKYLEKAQRLIDEHKVLVVALSWSDACEEIKTCLQTIKGELEPFYLELDKEEAMDRVELQKAFVEITSSNAIPSVFVKGKHIGSGEEVMELFHDKKLSEVLAKAGVELPK, encoded by the coding sequence ATGACTcaccacaaaaacaacaacaaggacaacCACGACGACGAGCTCTACATTGAGGTCTACCAGAAGTACCTGGAGAAGGCCCAGCGCCTAATTGACGAGCACAAGGTGCTGGTAGTGGCGCTGTCTTGGTCGGATGCGTGTGAGGAAATTAAGACTTGCCTCCAGACCATCAAGGGCGAGTTGGAGCCCTTCTACCTGGAGTtggacaaggaggaagCCATGGACCGTgtggagctgcagaaggCTTTTGTCGAGATCACCTCCAGTAACGCCATCCCATCAGTCTTCGTCAAGGGCAAGCACATTGGATCTGGAGAGGAGGTCATGGAACTTTTCcacgacaagaagctctCTGAGGTTCTGGCTAAGGCTGGCGTTGAGCTTCCCAAATAA